From the Octadecabacter antarcticus 307 genome, one window contains:
- a CDS encoding glutathione S-transferase — protein sequence MKLIMSPPSPFARKARVLLRETGLIDRVEEIEISSSPLASDAQILAANPTGKIPALIREDGPAIYDSRVITRYLDDMADAGLYPVTSLYEVLTLEATADTIMDVTVAMTYDARFRPDQKSPEWTEAQWGKAARAIAAINNRWMSHLSGPLNMAQIAVSCALSYVDLRHDARNWRHGNDALATWQAEFEARGAMQATKP from the coding sequence ATGAAACTGATCATGTCCCCACCCTCGCCCTTCGCCCGCAAAGCCCGCGTTTTGCTGCGTGAAACTGGATTGATTGACCGCGTTGAGGAAATTGAAATTTCGTCCTCGCCACTGGCGTCAGACGCGCAAATCCTTGCTGCGAATCCCACAGGAAAAATACCTGCGCTGATCCGTGAAGACGGCCCAGCGATTTACGACAGCCGCGTCATCACGCGCTATTTGGATGATATGGCAGATGCAGGGCTTTATCCGGTGACCAGCCTTTACGAAGTCCTCACACTTGAGGCGACGGCAGATACGATCATGGATGTGACCGTGGCGATGACCTACGACGCGCGTTTCCGCCCCGATCAGAAATCCCCCGAATGGACAGAGGCGCAATGGGGCAAAGCTGCCCGCGCGATTGCAGCGATCAACAATCGCTGGATGAGCCACCTCAGTGGCCCGCTAAATATGGCCCAGATCGCCGTATCCTGCGCATTGTCGTATGTTGATCTGCGCCACGACGCACGCAACTGGCGTCACGGTAACGATGCCTTGGCAACATGGCAGGCAGAATTTGAAGCCCGCGGCGCGATGCAGGCGACAAAACCATAA
- the dapF gene encoding diaminopimelate epimerase, whose amino-acid sequence MTQNIPSGVPFMKMHGLGNDFVVIDARDGVLRVTDAIVMAMADRHRGVGFDQLAVMKKRADADVHLTFYNADGTTAGACGNATRCIARHIMDETTKTDVTLTTDRGILLAQDAGGGMTSINMGLPQLTWQEIPLARDVDLDALPINGAPMATGMGNPHCTFFVEDAEAIDLAAMGALIEHHPIYPQRTNVQFAHLVGPDHLRMRVWERGVGVTLASGSSSCATAVAAHRKGLTGRSVRIDLDGGTIHIDWRDDGVWMTGPTAHVFSGVWHG is encoded by the coding sequence ATGACACAGAACATCCCTTCCGGCGTACCGTTTATGAAAATGCATGGCCTTGGCAACGATTTCGTAGTGATCGACGCGCGTGACGGCGTTTTGCGGGTAACGGACGCGATCGTGATGGCTATGGCGGATCGCCACCGGGGTGTGGGTTTTGATCAGCTGGCAGTGATGAAAAAACGCGCGGATGCCGACGTTCATCTGACATTTTACAATGCGGATGGCACTACAGCAGGCGCGTGCGGCAATGCCACACGCTGCATTGCGCGCCACATTATGGACGAAACGACAAAGACCGATGTGACGCTGACCACGGATCGCGGCATCTTGCTGGCGCAAGACGCTGGCGGCGGTATGACCTCAATTAATATGGGGCTGCCGCAACTTACCTGGCAGGAAATTCCACTGGCCCGTGACGTCGACCTAGATGCGCTACCGATTAACGGTGCGCCAATGGCGACGGGCATGGGCAATCCACATTGCACTTTCTTCGTGGAAGATGCCGAAGCGATTGATCTGGCGGCGATGGGCGCGCTGATCGAACACCATCCGATCTATCCCCAACGTACCAACGTGCAGTTCGCACATCTTGTTGGCCCTGACCATCTTCGCATGCGGGTCTGGGAACGCGGTGTCGGGGTGACGCTTGCGTCGGGCTCGTCGTCCTGTGCCACGGCTGTTGCTGCCCATCGCAAAGGACTTACAGGGCGCAGCGTGCGTATCGATCTTGATGGCGGTACGATCCACATCGATTGGCGCGATGACGGCGTCTGGATGACTGGCCCGACCGCGCATGTCTTCAGCGGCGTGTGGCACGGATGA
- a CDS encoding cytochrome b — MGGIPHDHYEPKTSGEKWLDSRLPIVGLLYSTLMAPTPKNLNWMWIWGIVLTFTLAMQIATGVVLVMHYTPHVDLAFSSVEHIMRNVNGGHMIRYFHMNGASLFFVAVYAHMFRSLYYGSYKAPREVTWIIGMLIFVLMMATGFLGYVLPWGQMSFHGTAVITGLFGAIPLIGETLQTWLLGAGAVGQPALNRFFSLHYLLPFLITGLVIVHIWAFHTTGNNNPTGVEVRRGSKEEAEKDTLPFWPYFVIKDLFALTVILAIFVAIVGFMPNYLGHPDNYIEANALATPAHIVPEWYFLPFYAILRAFDNQVWVVIFAEWISFGIIDAKFFGVMAMFGAIIVMALVPWLDTSSARSGRYRPMFKWWFGLLVVDFIVLMWAGAMPAAEPYSTISLIAATYWFAYFLVILPLLGVIEKPMAPPATIEDDFNAHYASKDDDTQPIVSPAE; from the coding sequence ATGGGCGGCATTCCCCACGACCATTACGAACCAAAGACCAGCGGCGAAAAGTGGCTCGACAGCCGCTTGCCAATCGTTGGACTGCTTTACTCAACGCTGATGGCGCCAACGCCGAAGAACCTGAACTGGATGTGGATCTGGGGCATTGTCCTGACATTTACACTGGCAATGCAAATCGCGACAGGCGTCGTGCTGGTGATGCACTATACGCCACACGTCGACTTGGCATTTTCGTCAGTTGAACACATTATGCGCAACGTGAACGGCGGCCACATGATCCGCTACTTCCACATGAACGGCGCATCGTTGTTCTTCGTAGCGGTCTATGCGCACATGTTCCGCAGCCTGTACTACGGATCTTACAAAGCACCACGCGAAGTCACGTGGATCATCGGTATGTTGATCTTTGTTCTGATGATGGCAACGGGCTTTTTGGGCTACGTTCTGCCATGGGGCCAAATGTCGTTCCACGGTACAGCCGTTATCACTGGGTTGTTTGGCGCGATTCCTTTAATCGGTGAAACCCTGCAAACTTGGCTGCTTGGTGCTGGCGCTGTTGGCCAACCTGCGCTGAACCGTTTCTTCTCCCTGCATTACCTGCTGCCCTTTTTGATCACAGGTCTTGTCATCGTTCATATCTGGGCGTTCCACACGACAGGCAACAATAACCCAACGGGTGTTGAAGTGCGTCGCGGATCAAAAGAAGAAGCCGAAAAAGACACGCTTCCGTTTTGGCCTTACTTCGTCATCAAGGACCTGTTCGCGCTAACCGTCATTTTGGCGATCTTCGTGGCGATTGTTGGCTTTATGCCAAACTATCTTGGTCACCCTGACAATTACATTGAAGCCAATGCGCTTGCGACACCGGCACACATCGTGCCGGAATGGTACTTCTTGCCATTCTACGCAATTCTGCGGGCGTTCGATAATCAGGTCTGGGTCGTGATCTTTGCTGAATGGATCAGCTTTGGCATCATCGACGCAAAGTTCTTTGGTGTTATGGCAATGTTCGGCGCGATCATTGTCATGGCGTTGGTTCCATGGCTCGACACCTCGTCGGCAAGGTCGGGACGCTACCGTCCAATGTTCAAATGGTGGTTCGGCCTCCTTGTCGTAGACTTCATCGTTTTGATGTGGGCAGGCGCAATGCCTGCTGCGGAACCCTATTCAACGATTTCCTTGATCGCTGCGACATACTGGTTCGCCTACTTCCTCGTTATTCTGCCGTTGCTGGGCGTCATCGAAAAGCCGATGGCACCCCCCGCAACAATTGAGGATGACTTCAACGCGCACTACGCG
- a CDS encoding glutathione S-transferase has product MRARLAIASAGLTVELREILLRDKAPDFLTTSPKGTVPVMVADEVIEESRNIMHWALGRSDPERLLPDMTENATALIAECDGSFKIALDHTKYAVRYPDIDAAESRATAASFITKLDAQLDTKRWLYGDSPSFADLAILPFVRQFAHTDLDWWDRQSFTHAHSWLAAFKSSARFTSIMKKYPPWKSGQDRVLFP; this is encoded by the coding sequence ATGCGCGCACGCCTTGCGATTGCCTCAGCGGGCCTCACTGTAGAACTGCGTGAAATCCTGCTGCGCGACAAAGCGCCCGACTTCCTCACGACCTCCCCCAAGGGCACGGTCCCCGTCATGGTGGCCGATGAAGTGATCGAAGAATCGCGCAACATCATGCACTGGGCGCTGGGCCGCAGCGACCCCGAACGTTTGTTACCAGACATGACCGAAAACGCCACCGCCCTCATTGCCGAATGTGACGGGTCGTTCAAAATAGCCCTCGACCATACCAAATACGCCGTCCGCTATCCTGATATCGACGCCGCAGAAAGCCGTGCAACCGCCGCTAGCTTCATTACCAAACTTGACGCACAGCTTGACACAAAGCGATGGCTTTATGGCGATAGTCCGTCCTTCGCCGACCTCGCGATCCTGCCGTTTGTGCGCCAGTTCGCCCATACCGATCTGGACTGGTGGGACAGGCAATCTTTCACCCACGCACACTCATGGCTTGCGGCGTTCAAATCCTCTGCCCGCTTTACGTCGATTATGAAAAAGTATCCCCCTTGGAAATCCGGTCAGGATCGTGTCCTGTTTCCTTGA
- the petA gene encoding ubiquinol-cytochrome c reductase iron-sulfur subunit, with the protein MSNAEDHNTTRRDFIYYATTGAGAVITGAAVWPLANSMNPSADVLALASIRVPVDSVAPGTQLTVLWQGKPVFIRRRTETEIEAARAVGIDELVDMGAENANISGEAEATDENRALANFSPRNPDGSMGVPVGTTGEWLVQMGVCTHLGCVPLGDGAGDFGGWYCPCHGSHYDTAGRIRKGPAPRNLPVPVASFVDETTIQLG; encoded by the coding sequence GTGTCGAACGCAGAAGACCATAACACAACGCGCCGCGACTTTATCTATTACGCGACAACTGGCGCTGGTGCAGTCATCACGGGTGCCGCGGTTTGGCCGCTCGCAAATTCAATGAACCCCTCGGCGGATGTTCTTGCGCTCGCATCGATTCGTGTGCCCGTCGACAGTGTGGCACCCGGCACACAGCTGACGGTGCTGTGGCAGGGCAAGCCAGTGTTTATTCGCCGCCGCACTGAAACAGAAATTGAAGCAGCGCGTGCCGTCGGGATTGATGAACTCGTCGACATGGGCGCCGAGAACGCAAATATTTCAGGCGAAGCCGAAGCCACAGATGAAAACCGCGCACTAGCGAATTTTAGTCCTCGGAACCCCGATGGTTCCATGGGCGTTCCGGTTGGAACCACCGGTGAGTGGTTGGTTCAAATGGGCGTTTGCACCCATCTTGGCTGTGTCCCGCTGGGCGATGGTGCTGGCGACTTTGGCGGATGGTACTGCCCGTGTCACGGATCGCACTACGATACCGCTGGCCGTATTCGCAAAGGACCTGCCCCGCGCAACCTTCCTGTTCCTGTTGCGTCCTTTGTGGACGAAACAACCATTCAACTCGGTTAA
- a CDS encoding aldo/keto reductase has protein sequence MPELQKMKRDGQIAGFGLGVNEVRPCLDVMAHGHLDAILLAGRYTLLDRSAESELLPLCRERGISIVIGGVFNSGILATGPVEGAFYDYGLAPSDILERVRVLEMDVAPTPLAKAALKFPLAEKCVASVLLGTTRPSSINRNVEAWKSRD, from the coding sequence TTGCCAGAATTACAGAAGATGAAACGCGATGGCCAGATTGCCGGTTTCGGTCTTGGCGTGAACGAGGTTCGACCCTGTCTGGATGTCATGGCCCATGGTCATCTGGATGCAATTTTGTTGGCAGGGCGCTACACATTGCTTGACCGGTCTGCTGAATCAGAATTGCTACCGCTCTGTCGCGAGCGCGGAATCTCTATTGTGATCGGCGGGGTATTCAACTCTGGCATACTGGCAACAGGACCGGTTGAAGGCGCATTCTATGACTATGGTCTGGCACCGTCAGACATCCTTGAGCGTGTCCGCGTCCTCGAAATGGATGTTGCACCAACGCCATTAGCGAAAGCAGCATTGAAATTTCCCCTCGCAGAAAAATGTGTGGCATCCGTGCTGCTTGGCACCACACGGCCGTCCTCGATCAATCGCAATGTCGAAGCCTGGAAGTCGCGTGACTAA
- a CDS encoding FMN-binding negative transcriptional regulator: MHPNPIFRKTPDARTLAFLRQRSFGQITAIGPDGLLAAHVPVLLDGDGTTLDLHLVRSNPIARALACPLDVLLTVTGPDGYVSPDWYGVPDQVPTWNYVAVEIRGTLEIRGQDNMRDVLDRQTAHFEGRLPKPQWTAAKMTPDVLEKMMRQIVPCRLTITDMQSTFKLSQNKPDDVRLRAANAMAQGGIGMETTSLAALMRDPPNDD; encoded by the coding sequence ATGCACCCCAACCCGATCTTTCGCAAAACGCCTGATGCGCGTACTTTGGCATTTCTGCGCCAACGCTCGTTTGGACAAATCACAGCGATAGGCCCTGACGGATTGCTCGCGGCGCATGTGCCTGTGCTGTTGGACGGGGATGGAACGACCCTTGATCTTCACCTCGTCCGCTCAAACCCGATCGCGCGTGCGCTTGCTTGCCCGCTTGATGTCCTGCTCACGGTCACAGGACCAGATGGCTATGTGTCCCCAGATTGGTACGGAGTGCCTGATCAGGTCCCAACGTGGAATTATGTGGCCGTGGAAATACGTGGCACGTTGGAAATTCGCGGCCAGGACAACATGCGCGACGTGCTCGATCGCCAGACCGCACATTTTGAAGGTCGGCTGCCTAAACCCCAATGGACGGCCGCCAAGATGACACCAGATGTCTTGGAAAAGATGATGCGCCAGATCGTCCCGTGCCGATTGACCATCACAGACATGCAAAGCACCTTTAAGCTGAGCCAGAACAAGCCCGATGACGTGCGGCTGCGTGCCGCCAACGCGATGGCCCAAGGCGGGATTGGCATGGAAACTACTTCCCTAGCTGCGCTGATGCGCGACCCACCCAACGACGACTGA
- the mtaB gene encoding tRNA (N(6)-L-threonylcarbamoyladenosine(37)-C(2))-methylthiotransferase MtaB: MNAPKFTTLGCRLNAYETEAMKELAGAAGVQNAVIVNTCAVTAEAVRKAKKEIRKLRRENPDATLIVTGCAAQTEPETFIAMPEVSKVIGNTEKMQAATWAGMAPDLIGQTEPVQVDDIMSVTETAGHLIDGFGTRSRAYVQVQNGCDHRCTFCIIPYGRGNSRSVPAGVVVEQIKRLVGKGYNEIVLTGVDLTSWGADLPVLPKLGDLVMRILKLVPDLPRLRISSIDSIEVDDNLMRAIATEPRLMPHLHLSLQHGDDLMLKRMKRRHLRDDAIKFSEDARKLRPDMTFGADIIAGFPTETEAHFENSLKLVDDCALTWLHVFPYSPRHGTPAARMPAVNGKDIKARAARLRAAGDIAVAKHLAAQLGKTHHILMENPRMGRTEQFTEVTFDTDQPESRIVTALITGQTQSQLTASSWP, from the coding sequence ATGAACGCGCCAAAGTTTACAACACTTGGCTGCCGCTTGAACGCCTACGAAACCGAAGCGATGAAAGAGCTTGCAGGTGCCGCAGGCGTGCAAAATGCCGTCATCGTGAATACCTGCGCCGTGACCGCCGAGGCCGTGCGCAAGGCCAAGAAAGAAATCCGCAAGCTGCGGCGCGAAAACCCGGATGCGACGTTGATCGTGACAGGGTGCGCTGCGCAGACCGAACCCGAAACCTTCATCGCGATGCCCGAAGTGTCCAAAGTCATCGGCAACACTGAAAAGATGCAAGCGGCCACCTGGGCTGGCATGGCCCCCGATCTGATCGGGCAAACCGAACCAGTGCAGGTCGATGACATCATGTCCGTCACCGAAACCGCCGGCCATCTGATCGACGGCTTTGGCACGCGTAGCCGCGCCTACGTCCAAGTGCAAAACGGCTGCGACCATCGCTGCACATTCTGTATCATCCCTTACGGTCGTGGCAATTCGCGCAGCGTTCCGGCTGGGGTTGTGGTGGAACAGATCAAACGGCTGGTCGGCAAAGGCTACAACGAGATCGTGCTGACGGGCGTGGACCTGACGTCGTGGGGCGCGGACCTTCCTGTGCTGCCAAAACTCGGCGATCTGGTCATGCGTATCCTGAAACTGGTGCCGGATCTGCCGCGCCTTCGGATCAGTTCGATTGACTCAATTGAGGTGGACGACAATCTTATGCGCGCCATCGCCACAGAACCGCGCCTCATGCCGCATCTGCACTTGAGCCTCCAGCATGGCGACGACCTGATGCTCAAACGTATGAAACGTCGTCATCTGCGCGATGATGCGATCAAGTTTTCTGAAGACGCCCGCAAACTGCGCCCCGACATGACGTTCGGCGCGGACATTATTGCCGGCTTCCCAACAGAGACTGAGGCGCATTTTGAAAACTCGCTGAAACTGGTGGATGACTGCGCCCTAACATGGCTGCACGTTTTCCCTTATTCCCCACGCCACGGCACGCCTGCCGCACGGATGCCGGCGGTGAACGGCAAAGACATCAAAGCCCGCGCCGCACGTCTTCGGGCTGCCGGCGACATCGCAGTCGCCAAACACCTCGCAGCACAACTGGGGAAGACCCATCATATCTTGATGGAAAATCCACGCATGGGCCGTACGGAACAGTTCACCGAAGTCACTTTTGATACTGACCAACCGGAATCCCGGATCGTCACAGCATTAATAACCGGCCAGACACAATCGCAGCTCACAGCTTCATCTTGGCCTTAA